A region from the Vicia villosa cultivar HV-30 ecotype Madison, WI linkage group LG3, Vvil1.0, whole genome shotgun sequence genome encodes:
- the LOC131655631 gene encoding protein DEFECTIVE IN MERISTEM SILENCING 3-like, with translation MYQPTSNNSNQVTNDKLQGDLHTLGMKIKQHEDRLSLLNVEKVKLEDSINRLQVAIGKSKSSITTKIDNAEDTCRTTEEEVLKQILQHEKSAIGFLCQMMTRREALASLFTLTYDVLGMVSMLGRVEDDNLSRLFAEYLGVDTMFAIVCKTYEGVKFIEMYDKEGSIDKTRGLHGLGVTMQRPLDGRFLVICLESLRPYAGKYVVDDPQGKLDILNPRLPNGECPAGFLGFAVNMIHIDTVNLFCVTPSGFGLRETLFYNLFSRLQVYKTRAEMMQALPFITDGALSLDGGMIRSCGVFSLGKREDVNVRFPRPERSFGLDEQVEIEKQMKDVQWKKEILVDDIKREMTLLDLAKHNFNKKKSDFLMYLASSSSISTTQVQNAPFQ, from the exons ATGTATCAACCAACAAGCAACAACAGCAACCAAGTCACCAACGAC aaaCTACAAGGGGATCTGCATACTCTTGGGATGAAAATTAAGCAGCATGAGGACAGACTGAGTCTTTTGAACGTGGAAAAGGTTAAATTAGAAGACTCCATTAATCGTTTACAAG TTGCTATTGGAAAATCAAAATCTTCAATCACAACAAAGATTGATAATGCAGAGGATACCTGCAGAACAACTGAGGAGGAGGTACTTAAACAGATACTGCAGCATGAAAAATCTGCTATTGGTTTTTTGTGCCAGATGATGACTCGTCGTGAAGCGCTCGCTTCTCTTTTCACACTAACATATGACGTCTTAGGTATGGTTTCTATGTTGGGAAGAGTTGAGGATGACAATCTCAGCAG ACTTTTCGCAGAGTATCTTGGAGTCGACACTATGTTTGCAATTGTTTGTAAAACTTATGAAGGAGTTAAATTTATCGAAATGTATGACAAGGAAGGCTCCATAGATAAAACTAGGGGTCTTCATGGGCTAGGTGTAACTATGCAAAGGCCATTGGACGGTCGATTTTTGGTCATATGTCTTGAATCTCTAAG GCCTTATGCTGGTAAATACGTGGTTGATGATCCACAAGGAAAATTGGACATTTTAAATCCAAGATTGCCCAATGGAGAGTGTCCGGCTGGATTTCTTGGGTTTGctgtgaatatgattcatatAGACACGGTGAACCTATTTTGTGTAACTCCAAGTGGTTTTGGCCTTAGAGAAACATTGTTCTATAATCTCTTTTCTCGTCTACAAGTATATAAGACTAGAGCTGAAATGATGCAAGCACTTCCTTTCATAACTGACGGAGCTCTTTCTTTAGATGGAGGAATGATTAGGAGTTGTGGTGTATTTTCCTTGGGCAAAAG GGAAGATGTTAATGTGAGATTCCCCAGACCAGAAAGATCGTTCGGGCTTGATGAGCAGGTTGAAATTGAGAAGCAAATGAAGGACGTCCAGTGGAAGAAGGAAATATTGGTGGACGATATAAAAAGGGAAATGACATTGTTGGACCTAGCGaagcacaatttcaacaaaaagaAGAGTGATTTTCTTATGTATTTGGCTTCAAGTTCATCAATTTCAACTACTCAG GTTCAGAATGCTCCTTTCCAATGA
- the LOC131657996 gene encoding uncharacterized protein LOC131657996 — protein MPARPNVDKSKFCRFHKGHGHNTEDCIHLKDAIEILIREGHLKQYAKKQEAAKEAKPNTKEKPAEDTPAMQVAMSITRPKDFYLPDWAKSATATSFHNGWEMFPSAMVISGGGFSKLTVGSVKQKFDELLSASSSKVAALDQGSPSSISLYKEELPGGAQNATIPLLIRARMANFDVRRIVDQGSSVDIMYSQLFKTLQLNDSHLTPYVGSDLQGFNGTVTKPWGFVELIVSIGSAETARTVKVQFLVVDYPSIYQCILGRPTLAELIAVLSTVHLKLKYYTTKGQVATLNDDIDAARRCFEASAKGLSTIKTPAQDKTATNAISETNKSMPRIDTVDLDSRFPGETEQSINSGT, from the coding sequence ATGCCTGCACGACCTAATGTGGATAAATCAAAGTTCTGCCGATTCCACAAAGGCCACGGGCACAACACCGAGGACTGCATCCACCTAAAGGATGCCATAGAAATATTAATCAGGGAGGGACACTTGAAGCAATACGCAAAAAAGCAGGAAGCCGCTAAAGAAGCCAAACCAAACACCAAGGAAAAACCTGCGGAGGATACGCCcgccatgcaagtggccatgagCATCACTCGGCCGAAAGACTTTTACCTCCCTGACTGGGCTAAATCAGCGACCGCCACCTCTTTTCACAACGGATGGGAGATGTTCCCCTCCGCCATGGTCATATCAGGCGGGGGATTCAGCAAGCTCACCGTGGGGTCCGTAAAACAaaagttcgacgagctactcTCAGCCAGTTCGAGCAAAGTTGCTGCTCTCGACCAAGGAAGCCCATCGTCTATATCCTTATACAAAGAAGAATTGCCCGGTGGGGCACAAAATGCCACCATTCCCCTCCTCATCCGGGCTCGAATGGCCAACTTTGACGTCCGACGCATAGTCGATCAAGGAAGTTCGgttgacatcatgtactcccaactgTTCAAAACACTGCAGCTTAACGACAGCCACCTCACCCCCTATGTAGGATCAGACCTACAGGGTTTCAATGGCACGGTAACCAAACCATGGGGCTTCGTCGAGCTCATAGTTTCGATTGGATCGGCGGAAACCGCGAGGACCGTTAAGGTCCAATTCCTGGTCGTCGACTACCCGTCAATATACCAATGCATCCTCGGACGCCCTACCCTGGCCGAGTTGATCGCGGTCCTCTCAACCGTGCATCTCAAACTCAAATACTACACGACCAAAGGACAAGTCGCAACACTCAACGACGACATTGACGCGGCCAGGAGATGCTTCGAAGCCTCCGCCAAAGGCTTGAGTACGATAAAGACGCCCGCTCAAGACAAAACAGCGACCAACGCAATCTCCGAGACTAACAAATCTATGCCCCGCATCGACACTGTCGACCTCGACAGTCGTTTTCCAGGAGAAACCGAGCAGAGCATCAACTCAGGCACATAA
- the LOC131657997 gene encoding uncharacterized protein LOC131657997, with protein sequence MTWYKSLPDESITSWKVLGKLFSRHFTASRRHPKSEASLEAIIQGKDESLRAYIERFNKEAVQVSTTAHMKKFLLERGLRPCSDFAKAVGIETPTTLDEFFLKAQAYIQYEEKEAAHAVRNSRQEESNKNGRQDDSRRGTYKKKDDKGRDPKDYKAPAGKFQEYTPLNASRERILNECANA encoded by the coding sequence ATGACTTGGTATAAAAGTTTGCCCGACGAGTCCATCACTTCGTGGAAGGTGCTCGGAAAACTTTTTTCTAGACACTTCACGGCCTCCCGAAGACACCCTAAGTCAGAAGCCTCCTTGGAAGCCATAATCCAAGGAAAAGACGAGTCTCTACGGGCTTACATAGAAAGATTCAATAAGGAAGCCGTACAAGTATCCACCACTGCCCATATGAAGAAATTCTTGCTCGAGCGAGGCCTCAGACCATGCTCAGACTTCGCCAAAGCCGTCGGAATCGAAACACCGACCACTCTAGACGAGTTCTTCCTCAAAGCCCAGGCGTACATACAATATGAGGAAAAAGAGGCCGCTCACGCGGTACGTAATTCAAGACAGGAAGAAAGCAATAAGAATGGTCGCCAAGACGATTCCCGACGGGGAACATACAAAAAGAAAGACGACAAAGGCCGGGACCCCAAAGACTACAAAGCTCCAGCCGGAAAGTTCCAAGAATACACCCCACTCAACGCCTCAAGAGAACGCATCTTAAACGAATGCGCGAACGCCTAA
- the LOC131655630 gene encoding protein DEFECTIVE IN MERISTEM SILENCING 3-like has product MYQPTNNSDNKDLVHTMPVSLQGTSASLPMDTKDNMQNEEFINTKNDIMHSQEMVENRLRCKLRCNNISKLQEDLYVFGEKIKQHEDTLSLLNAENVKLEDSIIRLQESSSTKKTHNAKYTRSTTEEEVLKQILQHEKSAAGVLCQMKTRHAAHASLFTLTKDVIGIVPLLGRVQDDNLSRLFSEYLGVETMLAIVCKTYEGVKAIEMYDKEGCINKNRGLHGLGATMRRDLDGRFLVICLESLRPYAGKYVVDDPQRKLDILTPRLPNGKCPAGFLGYAVNMIHIDTVCVTPSGFGLRETLFYNLFSRLQVYKTWAEMMQALPFITDGALSLDGGMIRSCGVFSLGKREDVNIRFPISKRSARQQVEIEKRMKDAQRKKENILEDIKEEMTLLDIAKQNFNKKKSDFSIYLDSVSSISTTQV; this is encoded by the exons ATGTATCAACCAACAAACAACAGTGACAACAAA GATTTGGTTCATACCATGCCAGTCTCTCTCCAAGGGACCTCGGCATCACTGCCAATGGACACAAAAGACAATATGCAAaatgaagaatttataaatacaaAAAATGACATCATGCACTCCCAG GAAATGGTTGAAAATAGGCTACGGTGTAAATTACGGTGTAACAATATCAGT aaattacAAGAGGATTTATATGTGTTTGGGGAGAAAATTAAGCAGCACGAGGACACACTGAGTCTTTTGAACGCAGAAAACGTCAAATTAGAAGACTCCATTATTCGTTTGCAAG AATCTTCAAGCACAAAAAAGACTCATAATGCAAAGTATACCCGCAGTACAACTGAGGAGGAGGTACTTAAACAGATACTGCAGCATGAAAAATCAGCTGCTGGTGTTTTGTGCCAGATGAAGACTCGTCATGCAGCACACGCTTCTCTTTTCACACTAACAAAGGATGTCATAGGTATTGTTCCTTTGCTGGGAAGAGTTCAGGATGACAATCTCAGCAG ACTTTTCTCAGAGTATCTTGGAGTGGAGACTATGTTAGCAATTGTTTGTAAAACTTATGAAGGAGTTAAAGCTATCGAAATGTATGACAAAGAAGGctgcataaataaaaatagggGCCTTCATGGGTTAGGTGCAACTATGAGAAGGGATTTGGACGGTCGATTTTTAGTCATATGTCTTGAATCTCTAAG gCCTTATGCTGGTAAATACGTGGTTGATGATCCACAGAGGAAGTTGGACATTTTAACCCCAAGATTGCCCAATGGAAAGTGTCCGGCTGGATTTCTTGGGTATGctgtgaatatgattcatatAGACACCGTTTGTGTAACTCCGAGTGGTTTTGGCCTTAGAGAAACCCTGTTCTATAATCTCTTTTCCCGTCTACAAGTATATAAGACTTGGGCTGAAATGATGCAAGCACTTCCTTTCATAACTGACGGAGCTCTTTCTTTAGATGGAGGAATGATTAGGAGTTGTGGTGTATTTTCCTTGGGCAAAAG GGAAGATGTTAATATAAGATTCCCCATATCAAAAAGATCAGCGAGGCAGCAAGTTGAAATTGAGAAGCGAATGAAGGACGCCCAGCGGAAGAAGGAAAATATTTTAGAGGATATAAAAGAAGAAATGACATTGTTGGATATAGCGAagcaaaatttcaacaaaaagaAGAGtgatttttctatatatttggATTCAGTTTCATCAATTTCAACTACTCAG GTTTAG